TGGTGCCATTTCACTAGCCAGAGCCTACACAAGGACTTAAGTAAAGAAAccatatagaaagaaaaaggaacAAATGCAAGCTAAGTACTTACTTTGGTAAGTCCAAGAACTGCTGTTTTGGTCACTCCATACATAGCCATAGTAAGTGGTGTGGGTTATAAGCAGCAAGTGAGGAAATGAGTACAACAGAAGAACCCTTCTTCAAGTGAGGAGCTGCATCCTGTATACACCATGAAATGGATAATGCACcatacaaaatttcaatttcatcacATTCCATGGAGTTACATTAAGAGAATACGCTTAAACACATAATATATTGCATTTGTTCATATAGTCTTTTGGCTTTGCCATGTTACTATATTAGACAATTAGTTACCTTGAGAAGAAGAATAGTGGATTTGACATTTATCTCCCACAGCTTGTCAAGGATCGATTCTTGTGTTTGCAAAATGGGATCTACCGAAGGATGTACGGCAGCATTCGACACAACAACATCTATCTTTTCATACTTCTGTAACGAAACCAGGGAAATTGGTCATTTTATGTTAGATTTTTGCATTACCTAATCATGAGAATGATTTGTGTTTCTCTTGATagtattttacaaattttgattGATCTCACAAGTGTTTCCTTAGCCGATCGATAaaggaacaaaaacatggactaAACTTATCACGCTTGGAGGAGATGAAATCCACATGAGACTTCTTTGAGCTTGGACAAGATATTTTCTAAGCGAATAAAAATTCCATCGTGTatcaaaagaaagtttaaaGTCTCACCTGTAAAGTTTTGTCGATCaaattcttcctttgttgtgcATTTGCAACGTGACAAACAATAGGCAATACTTGGATTCCTTGAGCTCTCAGTTTGCCAGCAGCCTTATCAACATTTTGCTGCAGTAACGAAACAGAATTCTTCCAATCCTATCATCACCGATTTCCTCTCATTTTCCAACGACAGAATGAATCAGTTAAGGGAAAAAAAGTGAATTATTCATATCCGACCACTAAAACAGAGGACTTTTATAGGGGTGACGAAGTGCCAACATGTCATTAATAAACTACCATACAGAAACTACCTTGAATTGAACAGGTAGATTAAATGGCGCGAAGACTTAAATTTGTTCAATGATTTCGAATTCCGGTATGGGACACATAACCATGTTAAGTATTGGAAGAAAAGGTGCTGTTGTAATCTTATTTAGCTACAAAAGGGAAGAAAAAGAGTGAAAAGAGGAACATTGAAAACACCAATAAATTAACCTGTTTCCGAGAAGAGATGACAACAGATGCACCCTCCAAACCAAGCCTTTGTGCTATGCTAAAGCCGATTCCCAGAGTGGAAGCCGTCACAATGGCCACCTTACCTTGAAATCTCATGCCAAGTTTGATCTTCTCCATTAAAACAGAAACAGAAACAACTTAGGGAATGGTTGGTTTATGAATTGTGTGAAGAAAATTGCCTTTACAGTGGTATGACACTGAGAAATAGGTTATGTCCATTCAATCCACAGTTCCTCCACCATTTTTGGTTCTTCATCAGTCGTCAATTACCGGGCATATTGCACTGTAACCATTACTGTTCCATTTGATAGACTACGAAGGTGCATTTGCATCTAATAAAGCAAAATGGGATGTGTTTGATTCAAGTTTGAAAATATGAATGAGTTGGCTTAAATATCCTTAAAATATActcctacttttttttttcctaaaaaaaactGTCTTGACTTTTTATtccactaaaataatttttatagctttattgttttattcttactaatatattttatagggttttttagaattattattttagaaagtaCTGCATTTTTACTTTAGTAGGTTGAAAGTACTGCACTTAGATGATGATATCATGAATTTACTtccatttttattcaaaataaaaggcATTTATTATACTAtatcttttttttcatcatgcaaaatactacaagaaaataaaattcaatatatttcgcactaaaaagattaaaaataaaaatgtccaAACTCTACCCGCAAGACTAAAATTCTTAccatatacatttatttttctcactATAGAATAAAATTCCTGTCTTCAGAGAACTATACTTGGAAAGCCTATTTTCAGCAAACGAGTCTAtctatttctttatatttttccgTGACCTTTCAAAGTGCATGTTTTGACAAATGGTACCTTCGAAAATagcttttttatatatacattatattataaagcATGTTCAATAAAAAAGCAAAATGTATGTGCAAACATCATATAAATCATAAAGAAAATGACTTCCATTGGTAGCTTTTGTTCTTACTATTGTTACTTGGACCTGGACAATCCAACTCAACTCCAGTAGTCCCAGTCAGCACTGGGGACAAACACATTCACAATTTACCAACATGGTTGTCCCACAATCGCCACTAACCCACAAGAGGATTAGAAGAAATGCTTCATTTGCTGTACCCCTCATTGTAAGTGAACAAAACGTTTAGGAGAAATGCATCCAATTGCAAAGTGAATGAAACCATCCACTATCCACTAATAACGACCATTAAAAATGTCACACAATTGCAAACGTACATGACAGCAtaacattttctattttaatcaTAAGGATTTCTGAATTTCTTTAAAAGCTCTGGTATTTCATATCCAAGCATGTCATCCACGGCTTGAATCATTTTGGGCTTTAGTTTCTCAAATTTGTCGATGCTATAACCAATCAAAACTTCTCTGAAGTGTTCAACACTGGGGAAATCACCAGCAGGTAGATGAAACTCTCTTTGGACCTGTTTTTCAAAAACATTGAACTGTAAGTAGTTGAAAATTAAACACCCAAAGTACGAGGAAGTGATGGATGAAGGACCTTTGCAAATTCTTCCTCAAGATTGTCAATAAGTCTCTGTTGAGCCTTCGCTTTGCCCATTATTGCAGGCATCTCTTTCTTAAGGTGGCTAATTATATGCGCATGAATTTTAGCAGATCTAGCACGTTTCACAAATTCGTTGATCTGCACCATTTTTAacagaacaagttttgaaacaCGAAATAAATATTGGAGTTGACATGAGGTAAAGGCATACATATAATTAAACTCAACCTTCGTCACTTTGTCagacaaataaatatgaaattaaggAACGTACCCGGCGATCGCATGACTTCTTTGGAATATCTAGCAAATCTGCAAGCAGATCACTTTGTTCCTTCTCAAACAGATCCCGTCCTAATGGACTTACGAAGTCTTCATCTATAGGCTTATCGTTAAATGAGCTGTACAGTCAAGCAAGGGAGTACACATTTAGCAATACGCATTACAGTTCTTATttcgacaaaaaaaaaaattagaaatgttCAGAATGCCATCATTGTTTTTTGAATTCCAAAATCACTGCAAGACAGTAAATTTGAAAGAACGGTTAAATACTTTCACATGAAAAACAGTGGAACGTTAGACATTGTcgaaaaataagaaaatctaCCCAATGTATACACGTGAAACTTCGGGTGTATTTAGAACTTTCCCCAATGACCACATCAACGCTCCATACACTCTCATAAGCTACAATATTGCGATTAGGCACGTTAGTACACAAAAagttacataataaatatagtaaACCAGGTAACATCGTTCATATTATTGTCTTACTTGTTGAGTATCAACTTGATCAGCCTTATTCAAAACCACTCGTATCTTGTCATCATTACCACGTAAAGATGTGATTACACGTTTAAACTCATCACTGATGTCTAGTTTATGAGGATCAAACAGGAGAAGAATGAGGTCGCATTTTGCAGCAAACCAAGACACGACACCAGTGAAATCATAGCTTCGTTGAGTCCTCTGTTTCTCTCCAGATAAGACTCCAGGAGTGTCCACAAGTGTTATTTCATCCAACAGCTGAAAGAAAAAATTGCTTATGTAAGCACAAGAAATGACAAAGTCATTGGactttgaaatataaataagacTCACAGGATGTGGCATTTGAGAACATtggaactttgataaaaaagaaCCTCCAAATGTTGTCAAGCCGCTGAAAGGCATGTCAGCATCAACAGCGATGGTATTTCCAGGAATACTCCTCTCATCAGGTCCAGACTATAAATAAAGTTTCGAAGAAAGCAACAGGAACATGATCAGAACACGACTGAATTTATGGAAACAAAATTTGGGAACAGTGACATCGtgatttctatttcttttcacatatatttttctatttggaCTTTATCTACTTCCAGAGgcaataaaatagaagaacatAAAGGAAACTTCTCGCTCGTACCATGACAACAACAAATCTATCAGTGGTAGGCTCTGGTCCAACATGTGCTCCTGTAAGAGTTAGGATCGAGAATCAATAaatcatcaattttataaacCAACCCTACATTGACCGGAACTTAACCTACCTGGATAATCACATCTTaacaaatgttttataaatGTAGTTTTTCCTGTTGAATATTGACCCAGAAGCATGACCATGGGTTTAGCATCAAAATCAGTGTTGGTCTGAAAGGGAAAATCAAGATATTCCTTAAGTCAATATAGACATATTTATGTGGTATAAGGCATCCTAAGTGGAGAAAGTACAATGCGCCCACAAACACAGTTGACAAATGCTACTGAGTAGTTCGTCCTTACCAACAATGGAGACACAAAATCATTATACCGGTAAGTAACTTCCAACGGCTTTAACCTCTCGATATATAATCTCTTCAAGCCATCAATGATTGATGTAACGGAGTTGAGAGGTAACTAACAAAACAAACTACTATAGTTAggaaatatttagaatatttaGTAACAAATAACATAAAGAAAGAGTACATGCAGTAACTTGAGAAGAAATAATCACAAAGACACATTCTAAATTATCATTTAATCACTCCACTGCTTGCTTGTATATATTGACTCATCAGAATGATGAATACAAAATGGCGTAGAACATGAACTATAcaaatagtaaataaatgatGCATCTACTCCCCTAAACAATCTACATGTGAGGAAAACTTCTGATTCGCTAAAAAAAAACGCGGAACATTTGCACCATAAGACTGAACGAAGATTATAGTGTAACTCGCAGTCCATACGTGAACCGATATATTTAAACCCATTCGAGTTAAGTACTATTGGCCGATAAGTTTTAGAAATATCTCTCAAGTCTTGACTCTCAATCACTGAAGAATCTGATAAAAGGAAATGGTTAATTCATCTCCAAAATAATGAATACCCAGTGCCAAcaactaattgaatgaaattcATTGCAAAGAAGCATGTAAAATAGAAATCCAAATGTCATGAAACCCTGCACAAACCTCAAGAtctgaaaataaataacataactCACTTTCTTTGAAGATTTTGAACCAAACCAACGATTAGTTGGAAACCCTTGTGGCTGAGCAATCCCTACATAATACAGGTAAAACAATCCAATTAAATATCAATCAAAGAATAGAACCATataataattaactaaaaagaGTTACATATCCAACCATTTACTTCGGGTGGGGTAGTAATTGTTAAACTCTTTTGCTGGGAAAAAATCAATAAGGAAAGGAATCAATAGAGTTAATTAACACGATCTACAAATAAATCAAGCATAAGATTACACAAAAAGCGCAACTTACTGCTACCAAAGCGTCGAGTCCTTCCAATATAGGAGGTTTAATATTTTCCTTATCAactgcaataaaaaaaaaaaacagaaggaTGAACTTACATGCATGATGTATCCTGCTCGCATATATATAATCCATGTTCTTAGCCCATCTTAATTTCTGATGATTATAAAAGTACACACTCACCTTGAGTTTTGAGAATATCTGAGTTAAGTTCTTGCCCTGCTTGCGCCAGCGAAACCAACTGTTTTATTAcaaggaagaaaattgaattcaAGAGCCAGAAACCAGAACGACAACAAATGAAATGAAACGACAGTTAAAATGTATGCTACCTGCATTGCAGTAACGAACTCCGGGAAACCCAAAAACCCCTGTCGTTTGACATCGGCGAGAGCCCAAAGCTGTTTGAGTTGCGAGCGTGACAAGTTGGAGAGAGCAAAGAACTTAGTGGCCTCGCTTCCAGAGATTCGTCCATCTCCGTCTGCCACATTCCAAAGCCGaacaccaaatcaaattgaatcGTTTCAATCTGAAACTGTGGAGTGAGGAAAAGTGGTGAACTAACCTGAATCAGCCAAATTGAACCACTCCTGATACTCTTTGGAACCCGACCCGGTCTTCATCTTTATAAATCGATCGAGAAAATCCTCTAGATTCAATTCAGAGTTGGAATTCAAAAGCCAGAAAGGGCTCTTATCAGTTTCAAATATCAGCTCGGGAGCCTGATTTTGAATTTAAGGATGAATTTCGATGCTGTGATCACTTTCGGTgtgatttaattttgattaggAGCGGGACCCATAAGATGGATATAGTTTAATGTGAGACCGTGCGATTATTTATCCACCAGATGATTGTGTGGACATGTCTGCATTGGATACCCTTTGTTGAGTTTGCCGTTTCAAACTTTTGAATTTGGGCGCCATTGTGACCTGGCAGTTTCCGTCCACTTGTAACGCGCAGATTCGTTTCTCGTCACCATCTAGTatcatgaattaatttttacttcaaaattataaataaatattttcagaattataaaaaatattgattttataataacattttataaatttaatagtattttttatctataacaatatataaacaaaaatataaagaggaaaaatataaagaagattctCTCTCTTGTAtgcacatttcataataccaattctatcatttacaatatattttctataaaactatttttttttattcatcaacaattaatttttctattcatttaaatataaatttattttatatattaacttaataccTACTAACATGAATCGAATTTAACCGAACCGAATCGAATTGAATTGAACCGAACCAGACCAGACCAAACTGAATCGAATTGAACTAAACCGAATCGGACCAGATcgaaccaaattgaaccaaattgAACCGGATCGAACCGCACTGAACCACACTAAACTGAACCGAAACGAATCGGACCAAACCAAACTGAAATGAATTGAACCAAAAGGAACCAGACCAAATCAAACCGAACTGAACCGAACCGAAATGAATTGGACCAGACCAAACCAAAGCGAACTGAACCGCACTGAACCGAATCGGACCAAACCAAATCGAACCACACTAAACTGAACTGGGCTAGACCGAACCAAACCAAACTAAACCAAACCAAACTGAACTGAAATACTCTTTAGTTGTGCTGAATTTTAAAACACCTTcaaaaaagaggagaaaatttaaaggaaaattttacactttcataattaattaatatagagcAAAAGGAGAGTTGCTTTGTAATGTGCGTAAAAAATGTCATAACCAAAAGTTTTTTCAGCACCAAAACCACAATCGTAAGGTCCTtcttaaacaattgaaacataatgtttatccccaaattaaatatagcaagtgtataaacaataacataaacaaactatatattttcaataaaaaaaaatccaaaagacAAGTTTGAATTGGTTTGTATTCACCTTTcacacaaataattattttgtcaaAGTGGAGAACAAAAGTTCcgaaaatggtaaaaatttaaatatttaagaaaaatattataagatgatgaaaaaaatgtaatggGGGAGTAGTGAAAcattaagtataaaaaaatgagaagaatgcAAAATGCAAAAGACATATAAGAGAAGGATAAAATGTTAGTTAGAATTAAGGTTCAAAAAAAGACATACTAGTTGAGTGAGATGTGAGATGTTAAAAGTGAAGGTGGTAGGGTGAGACGACGAGAGCAAGGCGACATGGCCTTATATAGTAGTGATGAGGATAAGAAGCTCACGATCATTGTCTCAATGGTggtgattgaattaaaaaaagagtGTGCGTGGTGTTTAGATAAGAAACCattgatgaaaaataagaaaataaaatacataattcaattagTGAGTAGTTAACCAGTAGAAgttcagtttttttaaaaataaacagtaAAACAATactgtttaatttttattaattttttttcctttaatatttaatttttcttaaaattaaaacaccatgaaaaaaagaggagaaaatttaaaggaaaattttacactttcataaCTAATTAATATAGAGCAAAAGGAAAGTCGCTTTGTAATGTGCGCAAGAAATGTCATACCCAATAGTTCTTTTAGCACCAACATCACACAATCGTAAGGTCTCTCTTAAACAATTTAAACATAatgtttttttccaaattaaatatagcaagtgtataaacaataacataaacatactatatattttcaataaaaaaaaaaatccaaaagacAAGCTTGAATTGGTTTGTATTCACCTTTCAcacaaataactattttgtcaAAGTGGAGAACATAAAGTTCCAAAATTGGTAAAAGcctaaataattaagaaaaatattataagacgataaaaaaaatgtaaaatgggAGTAGTGAAGcattaagtataaaaaaatgagaagaatgcAAAAAACATATAAGTGAAGGATAAAATGTTAGTTAGGGTTAAGGTTCAAAAAAAGACATACCAGTTGAGTGGGATGTGAGATGTTAGGATTGCACTGAAGGTGATAAGGTGTGACAACGAGAGTAAGGCGACATGGCCTTATATAGTAGTGATGAGGATGAGAAGCTCACGATCATTGTCTCAATGGggtgattgaattaaaaaaagagtGTGTGCGGTGTTTAGGATAAGAGACCATTAAAgacaaatgagaaaataaaatacatagtTCAATTAATGAGTAGTTAACCGGTAGaaattcagtttttttaaaaaataaacagtaaAACAAtactgtttatttttaattattatttttttactttaatatttaatttttattaaaaatagtttttttttactttaattttgttactttaatataatacatataattatagttaagtttagttagattgattttgttcatttaaaacaatatataaagaggatacCCTCTTTTGTGTTTATATTTCGTTCTTACAGTTTTACCCTTATGTTTATATTTCGTTCTTACAGtattacccttaattattattttataaatagtttactttTAACCGTTAGTCTAAAATCCTCTTTTGTCTTCAACAGTTGTTTAAAAACCTCtcttatttacatattttatttttctaattttatgtttaataactatttatatcaagaaagaatatataatcgattaggtttaattaatcgtaaggtacccagtttggtactagagtgtcaaattggtactcgtttttaaaaaagtgtcaattgcatcccaacttttgaaaattgcttcaattaggtccctttcagacagagttgactaacgccgttagtcaacgtgccacgtgtcaatttgtggtttttttgatttttttttaaatttatttatttatttttttaattttttttaatttttttttaaaaaattaaaaatgccacgtgtcaagtccatgtgtgtgacacgtggcattgtcagtgccacgtggcattgtaatgccacgtgtcagtgtcactatcagatgtcattgtgatgatttcgatttagtccccatttatgttttttcgtttcaatttagtacctacttacgtgtatttgattcaattttgacctaataatttttaataattaaaatattttttaataaaattaaaagtaattaagtataaaattttaaaaaaattaagtatttgatatttacattaaaatttagtggtaaaagtcattttagtacttataaatagcataacattcatacaaataataaatttggtctgaaattgagagaaacattataaatattagtacttaattttgtaaaaatatttatacttaattatttttaatcttataaaaaatggattacaaaaatattttaattattaaaaaaaaattggaacaaaattgaatcacatacacatacttaggtactaaattgaaacaaaaagacatatgtggggaccagatcgaaatcaacacaatgacatctaatagtgacactgacatgtggcattacaatgtcacgtggcactgacaatgccacgtgtcacacacagggacttgacacgtggcatttttaattttttttaaaaaaaattaaaaaaataaaataaaataaaaaaaaattaaatttttcttaaaaaaaatcaaaaaaaccacagattgacacgtggcacattgactaacggcgttagtcaactctgtctgaaagggacctaattgaagcaattttcaaaagttgggatgcaattgacacttttttaaaagcgggtaccaatttgacactctaatacgaaactgggtaccttacgattaattaaacctaatcgattatatattctttcttgAACTGAACCAAACCGAATCGACTTGAACTGAATTGAATCGAACCAGACCGAACCGAACTGAACCAGATCAAACTGAATCGAACTGCATTGAACCGATTTGAACCGCACTAAACTGAATCGAAGCGCACTGAACCGAAACGAACCAAACCAGACCGAACCGAATCGAACCGGACCAGACCGAATCAAACCGAACCGAACCAAAACGAACCAGACCAGATCGAACCGAACCGAATCGAACCACACTGAACGGAAATGAACTGGACCAGACCGAACCGAATTGAACCGCACTGAACCAAATCGAATCGGACCGGACCGAATCGAACCACACTAAATCGGATCGCACTAAACCGAACCGGGCTAGACCGAACCGAACCGAACTAAACCGAACTAAACCGAACTAAATTGAACCGAATCAAACCAAACTGAACTTAAATACTCTTTAGTTGTGTTGAATTTTAAAACACCTCcaaaaaagaggagaaaatttaaaggaaaattttacactttcataattaattaatatagagcAAAAGGAGAGTTGTTTGTAATGTGCGTAAAAAATGTCATAACCAAAAGTTTTTTCAGCTCCAACACCACAATCATAAGGTCCCTCTTAAACAAATGTTTTTTCCGAAATTAAATATAGCAAgtgtataaataataacaaaaacaaaccgtatattttcaataaaaaaaattcaaaggacAACTTTGAATTAGTTTGTATTCACCTTTCAcacaaataactattttgtcaGATTGGAGAACATAAAGTTCTGAAATTGGTAAAAgcctaaatatttaagaaaaa
This portion of the Vigna unguiculata cultivar IT97K-499-35 chromosome 6, ASM411807v1, whole genome shotgun sequence genome encodes:
- the LOC114187477 gene encoding EH domain-containing protein 2-like codes for the protein MKTGSGSKEYQEWFNLADSDGDGRISGSEATKFFALSNLSRSQLKQLWALADVKRQGFLGFPEFVTAMQLVSLAQAGQELNSDILKTQVDKENIKPPILEGLDALVAQKSLTITTPPEVNGIAQPQGFPTNRWFGSKSSKKLPLNSVTSIIDGLKRLYIERLKPLEVTYRYNDFVSPLLTNTDFDAKPMVMLLGQYSTGKTTFIKHLLRCDYPGAHVGPEPTTDRFVVVMSGPDERSIPGNTIAVDADMPFSGLTTFGGSFLSKFQCSQMPHPLLDEITLVDTPGVLSGEKQRTQRSYDFTGVVSWFAAKCDLILLLFDPHKLDISDEFKRVITSLRGNDDKIRVVLNKADQVDTQQLMRVYGALMWSLGKVLNTPEVSRVYIGSFNDKPIDEDFVSPLGRDLFEKEQSDLLADLLDIPKKSCDRRINEFVKRARSAKIHAHIISHLKKEMPAIMGKAKAQQRLIDNLEEEFAKVQREFHLPAGDFPSVEHFREVLIGYSIDKFEKLKPKMIQAVDDMLGYEIPELLKKFRNPYD